Proteins encoded in a region of the Diospyros lotus cultivar Yz01 chromosome 9, ASM1463336v1, whole genome shotgun sequence genome:
- the LOC127809212 gene encoding cyclin-L1-1-like isoform X1 yields MIYTAIDTFYVTDEQLQNTPSRKDGIDEATETTLRIYGCDLIQEGGILLKLPQAVMATGQVLFHRFYCKKSFARFNVKRVAASCVWLASKLEECPRKARHVLIVFHRMECRRESLPIEHLDPFSKKYATLKMDLNRTERHLLKEMGFICHVEHPHKFISNYLAALGTPLELRQEAWNLANDSLRTTLCVRFKSEVVACGVVYAAARRFHVPLPENPPWWKAFDADKSGIDEICRVLAHLYSLPKAQYIPVCKDGGSFTTSNRSWESPSLPLPKEDSLTVPPANNDPGTPKASSDTTNKESGNSKSELIKAAPEKLKESNKKSGDDSQSIPTEGEAREERASKMKSEHRMEVSGERQEREREKVRDRERERLKVRDRDRGRDSERERERERDDTERDRDKIKDRGHRAKDKGKDSGGHSEKSKRHTSREREYHASSYSREKDRHRYH; encoded by the exons ATGATTTACACAGCAATTGACACCTTTTACGTAACGGATGAGCAGCTACAAAATACACCTTCCAGGAAGGATGGCATAGATGAAGCAACCGAAACGACCCTCAGAATCTATGGCTGTGACCTCATCCAAGAAGGTGGCATTTTACTCAAGCT ACCTCAAGCAGTAATGGCCACTGGCCAGGTTCTATTTCATAGGTTCTATTGCAAGAAGTCATTTGCTCGCTTTAATGTGAag AGAGTTGCTGCCAGTTGTGTTTGGCTTGCATCAAAGCTTGAGGAATGTCCAAGAAAAGCAAGACATGTACTCATTGTTTTCCACAGAATGGAATGCAGGAGGGAGAGTTTGCCAATAGAGCATTTGGATCCTTTTTCCAAG AAATATGCAACATTAAAGATGGACCTGAATAGAACAGAGAGGCACTTATTGAAGGAGATGGGTTTCATCTGCCACGTTGAACATCCTCATAAATTTATATCAAACTACCTTGCCGCCCTTGGGACACCCCTGGAACTGAGACAAGAAGCATGGAATCTAGCAAATGACAG TTTGCGTACAACTTTATGCGTGCGATTCAAGAGCGAGGTTGTTGCCTGTGGGGTTGTGTATGCTGCTGCTCGTAGATTCCACGTGCCACTACCTGAGAATCCACCATGGTGGAAGGCATTTGATGCAGACAAGTCTGGTATCGATGAGATTTGTAGAGTTCTGGCACATTTGTACAGCCTTCCTAAGGCACAATACATACCTGTTTGTAAGGATGGGGGTTCATTTACAACATCCAACAGATCGTGGGAATCTCCTTCTCTGCCACTTCCAAAG GAAGATTCACTTACTGTCCCACCAGCAAATAATGATCCCGGTACTCCAAAGGCATCTTCAGATACAACTAATAAGGAATCTGGCAATTCCAAGAGTGAACTGATAAAAGCAGCACCTGAGAAGTTGAAAGAGTCTAACAAGAAGAGCGGTGATGATTCTCAAAGTATCCCCACTGAGGGAGAGGCTAGAGAAGAGCGTGCATCCAAAATGAAGTCTGAGCATAGGATGGAAGTGAGTGGGGAAAGACAGGAGAGGGAGCGGGAAAAGGTAAGGGACAGGGAAAGGGAGAGGCTAAAGGTTCGGGATCGTGACAGGGGAAGGGATTCTGAGCGGGAGCGGGAGCGAGAGCGAGATGACACTGAAAGGGACAGAGACAAAATCAAGGACAGAGGACACCGTGCCAAGGACAAAGGAAAAGATTCAG GAGGTCATTCAGAGAAATCAAAGCGTCATACATCTCGAG AACGCGAGTACCATGCTTCGTCTTATTCTAGAGAGAAGGATCGACACAGATATCATTAA
- the LOC127809212 gene encoding cyclin-L1-1-like isoform X2, whose product MKQPKRPSESMAVTSSKKRVAASCVWLASKLEECPRKARHVLIVFHRMECRRESLPIEHLDPFSKKYATLKMDLNRTERHLLKEMGFICHVEHPHKFISNYLAALGTPLELRQEAWNLANDSLRTTLCVRFKSEVVACGVVYAAARRFHVPLPENPPWWKAFDADKSGIDEICRVLAHLYSLPKAQYIPVCKDGGSFTTSNRSWESPSLPLPKEDSLTVPPANNDPGTPKASSDTTNKESGNSKSELIKAAPEKLKESNKKSGDDSQSIPTEGEAREERASKMKSEHRMEVSGERQEREREKVRDRERERLKVRDRDRGRDSERERERERDDTERDRDKIKDRGHRAKDKGKDSGGHSEKSKRHTSREREYHASSYSREKDRHRYH is encoded by the exons ATGAAGCAACCGAAACGACCCTCAGAATCTATGGCTGTGACCTCATCCAAGAAG AGAGTTGCTGCCAGTTGTGTTTGGCTTGCATCAAAGCTTGAGGAATGTCCAAGAAAAGCAAGACATGTACTCATTGTTTTCCACAGAATGGAATGCAGGAGGGAGAGTTTGCCAATAGAGCATTTGGATCCTTTTTCCAAG AAATATGCAACATTAAAGATGGACCTGAATAGAACAGAGAGGCACTTATTGAAGGAGATGGGTTTCATCTGCCACGTTGAACATCCTCATAAATTTATATCAAACTACCTTGCCGCCCTTGGGACACCCCTGGAACTGAGACAAGAAGCATGGAATCTAGCAAATGACAG TTTGCGTACAACTTTATGCGTGCGATTCAAGAGCGAGGTTGTTGCCTGTGGGGTTGTGTATGCTGCTGCTCGTAGATTCCACGTGCCACTACCTGAGAATCCACCATGGTGGAAGGCATTTGATGCAGACAAGTCTGGTATCGATGAGATTTGTAGAGTTCTGGCACATTTGTACAGCCTTCCTAAGGCACAATACATACCTGTTTGTAAGGATGGGGGTTCATTTACAACATCCAACAGATCGTGGGAATCTCCTTCTCTGCCACTTCCAAAG GAAGATTCACTTACTGTCCCACCAGCAAATAATGATCCCGGTACTCCAAAGGCATCTTCAGATACAACTAATAAGGAATCTGGCAATTCCAAGAGTGAACTGATAAAAGCAGCACCTGAGAAGTTGAAAGAGTCTAACAAGAAGAGCGGTGATGATTCTCAAAGTATCCCCACTGAGGGAGAGGCTAGAGAAGAGCGTGCATCCAAAATGAAGTCTGAGCATAGGATGGAAGTGAGTGGGGAAAGACAGGAGAGGGAGCGGGAAAAGGTAAGGGACAGGGAAAGGGAGAGGCTAAAGGTTCGGGATCGTGACAGGGGAAGGGATTCTGAGCGGGAGCGGGAGCGAGAGCGAGATGACACTGAAAGGGACAGAGACAAAATCAAGGACAGAGGACACCGTGCCAAGGACAAAGGAAAAGATTCAG GAGGTCATTCAGAGAAATCAAAGCGTCATACATCTCGAG AACGCGAGTACCATGCTTCGTCTTATTCTAGAGAGAAGGATCGACACAGATATCATTAA